A region of Toxorhynchites rutilus septentrionalis strain SRP chromosome 1, ASM2978413v1, whole genome shotgun sequence DNA encodes the following proteins:
- the LOC129763206 gene encoding uncharacterized protein LOC129763206 isoform X9 yields MFSCLWQLWDWIDPPTFTTMDSKKLQQLQQANSHLAPIPQTKPPAFQQQNNDYRPTRSPVFQNHPQYQSFASNFAQINYPHQIRPQQPQQQQQQQQHLSAHSSPKSNSNSLYLSEYSSSSHVGPAQHHHTIGSHYHFDQIYQTSSPSSGSGERERLYQTAPRPTQHTHATQQQQQQQQQQQQQQQQHQQPLTKLELQFQQLQREKIQAQIKTATEALAHQQQTFALRQQLNPPVPNYHLKQNLLQNLSQQHQQQIQHHQQQQQQQQHLNRNAPPSSLNLTSHFQPAQGPMKMTNQNVHDYGATATNQHSINETLYQAAQQQQKHNHTKPPNNLQSPAPSQIIIQQNNPGQVVNQACQTQISGVKNQTQNQKSPNSDSLSSPYHDGLERRKSGPVHTLKSPVTKRPQNAPITMSGWLYKQGSDGLKVWRRRWFVLSEYILYYYKSQEEEKLLGTVLLPSYKISACFPEDKVYRKFAFKCEHTNMRTFVFAAETAESMTAWVRLLTLATMMQGSSESENSPPSNNARSGDNSDSGIQTYQSQVCKSGTVQAPVTPASDNGGGSQPLYANAPPKPRRANDGGYSSPSPEHIPERYDQEQPHLRPTETIYGVKTPEMMNNPNLLQAQSPLIKRGLNDQLVYDPTMHPNPQQGGPSYNDSIYGNAKRIERDLYIQKLIQQQQLQQQQLQQQQLQQLHQHKQQQQQQQLAMTQTPQHQQPQQQPRVLSTNPFAMYPNTDRRTPDTYGPPRATLEKHMSDYEDIYNLTVLSKSLPPTQKISSAGGCEDVAGSAAYRRPMSPLRNEGGQNSAMPMRYTPNYLEVSSSPAQQQHVQMRARPVQSTIPRPHSADFLDYEARNPTKTKLKEEPARAPRPKSSLDINRTPDNYYYSEASYAEKMRMQSASYLQRTNPGGISGKMRGDETQGNNSSTVPRDAYYSGRMDYGDEVHQGSASVPRTQRMTVSQLKKHPSQQEQFLRSASARLPRKEDDPSVRDGERKREESMKRLLEWKQRMLQSPLTRKISQQQQQQQFGMASPGSTGNPFLAKPSHIGVDANMYMEQDKQPPNQQQPQRSESKSNLEYNSYSSDDEASISVRNVKNIPKVSLTVKPDPSDCRNDPRVRRYYDPAQTEYFYKEQQQEAYIRPDISFESTHDLYTQAQLQRAQEINLQQHYQLQDIDRSLAAMSQESPGDKWPPMNQQLFTRAPLTASHDKLELREFHPPNEPCFLQTLEMSAGDLLNRTHEELVLLLIQLRRQNSNTARSIEQCCTNIHDIQNSIRISDGPTRAENLARLEALKKQLAELEKQYEKEKPLINLVDNMVKLGTLYRGAPGKKKTHSSESATLDRLEFNQRIQERRLLQEEQRQWDRLSPNHVELQTKVQQLYQIDQLLQEESGTLQSLQRDKEDLERALGGLKAKLMKGDAPPMAVEAARQQQYSLERELSQVHLLLAENSKKLEKTVADNARLEQELLVLRQKLQASRDIRGSQGTLASGQDGQYVGSATAVLESELKRVQRLVGNMQRQRQELSQAVRQLTDNSDTLYKQINKNGDSRSSLHGTKRSLSTSWIETDLDSMVSADHSRNESTSSLNVSTDKQSSMYGRNEHDRSEGFELCSVESDELLEESTGGPFGYQDKQEIKTVRIVKRESERRHRDREKDRNNTSTHSLDQVLEEEAQIFEDYTNYHRSKSLPRGYETHEAFVQNQDVQSYANNLKDYYSMTANSNNSYPVSMIDRKADLYSGCDRQVKAASTKPGNYSLSRTVDGNPEMPGLRNKTESIQSLAISEQSPVFQSEAAKQIIHEMVSNGPEQPQPPIGGGGSGANVDRQKQKAEHVSQQNKHRRSIPKEKRRHHTAPHHVNAKQIEIMQSENDMNKNNINWRARDDVDLEVTLRPRSNAPDVVRSAIGPREKISEHTIDKLLAAPSKILIPERYIPEQAPELSPEEKRRRQEKVEAIKKMLSETPMAGNDTSPNQPANAEKRQREHLLQLNQILAQQVMQMSKIVAENSMAVLPSSISKLKKTRGLFRSHSRKSSASNDDDDNYRSDMEDEEDDDDAESPPEPLPLYQQRENYFT; encoded by the exons ATGTTTAGCTGTCTTTGGCAATTATGGGATTG GATCGATCCACCCACGTTCACCACAATGGACAGCAAGAAGCTTCAGCAGCTGCAGCAGGCCAACTCACATCTAGCACCAATTCCGCAAACGAAGCCTCCAGCATTTCAGCAGCAAAACAACGACTATCGACCTACACGGTCGCCAGTGTTTCAAAATCATCCACAGTATCAAAGCTTTGCATCAAATTTTGCGCAGATCAACTATCCGCATCAAATACGACCTCAAcagccgcagcagcagcagcagcaacagcagcatctAAGCGCACACAGTAGCCCTAAATCGAATAGCAACAGTTTGTACCTTAGCGAATACTCTAGTTCGAGCCATGTCGGACCAGCGCAACATCATCACACAATCGGAAGTCATTACCATTTTGATCAAATCTACCAAACGAGTTCGCCCTCGAGTGGTAGCGGCGAGAGGGAGCGGCTATACCAAACGGCCCCCAGACCGACACAGCATACACACGCaactcaacagcagcagcagcaacagcagcagcagcagcagcaacagcagcagcatcagcagccgCTCACCAAGTTGGAATTGCAATTCCAACAATTACAGCGGGAAAAAATCCAAGCACAAATTAAAACAGCTACCGAAGCCCTGGCACACCAACAGCAAACATTTGCCCTTCGACAGCAGCTCAATCCACCTGTTCCGAATTATCATCTGAAGCAAAATTTACTTCAAAATCTTTCCCAGCAACATCAGCAGCAAATACAAcaccatcaacagcagcagcaacaacaacagcatcTGAATCGGAATGCGCCACCTTCGAGCCTAAATCTTACCAGCCATTTTCAACCGGCGCAAGGTCCAATGAAAATGACCAACCAAAACGTTCACGATTACGGTGCAACCGCCACAAATCAGCATTCCATCAATGAAACCCTCTACCAAGCCgctcagcagcagcagaagcacAATCATACCAAACCCCCAAACAATCTCCAATCGCCTGCCCCTAGCCAAATCATCATCCAGCAAAACAACCCGGGTCAGGTGGTCAACCAAGCATGCCAGACGCAAATTAGTGGAGTAAAAAATCAAACTCAGAACCAAAAATCTCCCAATTCGGACTCGCTCTCGTCACCATATCACGACGGATTGGAACGACGGAAAAGTGGTCCTGTGCACACCCTGAAATCACCCGTCACAAAACGACCCCAGAACGCACCCATCACGATGTCCGGCTGGTTGTACAAACAGGGCTCCGATGGGCTGAAGGTGTGGCGCAGACGGTGGTTTGTCCTGTCTGAATACATTCTCTATTACTACAAAAGTCAGGAAGAGGAGAAACTGCTGGGAACGGTCCTACTGCCATCGTACAAAATTTCAGCCTGTTTCCCGGAGGATAAAGTGTACCGCAAGTTTGCCTTCAAATGTGAACACACCAACATGCGTACCTTTGTCTTCGCTGCCGAGACGGCCGAGTCGATGACCGCTTGGGTGCGATTGTTGACGCTGGCCACTATGATGCAAGGGAGCAGCGAATCGGAAAACAGTCCTCCATCGAACAATGCACGGAGCGGGGACAACAGCGATTCCGGCATACAAACCTACCAATCGCAGGTATGCAAGTCCGGTACGGTTCAAGCTCCGGTGACGCCAGCTTCCGACAATGGCGGAGGATCACAACCGCTGTATGCAAATGCTCCACCAAAGCCGAGGAGAGCGAATGACGGTGGTTATTCGTCGCCTAGTCCTGAACACATACCGGAGAGATATGACCAGGAACAGCCACATTTGAGACCAACCGAAACTATCTATGGGGTGAAAACTCCCGAGATGATGAACAATCCGAATCTTCTGCAGGCACAATCACCTCTCATCAAACGAGGACTTAACGATCAACTAGTGTATGATCCCACAATGCATCCCAATCCCCAACAGGGAGGTCCTAGTTATAACGATTCGATATACGGTAACGCCAAGCGTATAGAGCGAGATTTGTACATACAGAAATTAATCCAGCAGCAGCaactacaacaacaacaactccaGCAACAGCAATTGCAGCAACTTCACCAGCataagcaacaacaacaacaacagcaactgGCAATGACGCAAACGCCCCAACACCAACAGCCGCAGCAACAGCCCCGTGTTTTGTCCACCAACCCATTCGCAATGTATCCGAATACCGACCGACGGACTCCGGATACGTACGGTCCACCGCGGGCCACCCTGGAGAAACATATGTCCGATTATGAGGATATCTACAACCTGACTGTGCTTTCGAAATCCCTGCCGCCAACGCAGAAGATCAGCAGCGCCGGTGGATGTGAGGATGTGGCAGGTTCTGCGGCCTATCGTCGGCCGATGAGTCCACTGCGTAACGAAGGCGGCCAAAACTCGGCGATGCCGATGCGCTACACGCCCAACTATCTGGAAGTAAGT AGTTCGCCCGCACAGCAACAGCACGTGCAAATGCGTGCCCGACCCGTGCAGTCGACCATTCCGCGACCCCATTCGGCCGACTTTCTCGACTACGAAGCCCGCAACCCTACCAAAACAAAGCTCAAGGAAGAGCCGGCTCGGGCGCCGCGACCCAAATCAAGCCTGGACATCAATCGTACCCCGGACAATTACTACTACTCGGAAGCGAGCTACGCTGAGAAAATGCGAATGCAGAGTGCGTCCTATCTTCAGCGTACCAATCCCGGTGGGATATCTGGAAAGATGAGAGGTGATGAGACACAAG GAAACAACTCCAGCACAGTCCCCCGGGATGCGTACTACTCTGGTCGGATGGATTACGGAGACGAGGTGCATCAAGGATCGGCTAGTGTTCCCCGTACCCAACGGATGACCGTGAGTCAGCTGAAGAAACATCCCTCCCAGCAGGAACAATTTCTACGCTCGGCAAGCGCTCGACTCCCTCGCAAAGAGGACGATCCTTCGGTAAGGGATGGCGAGAGGAAGCGTGAAGAATCGATGAAGCGACTGCTGGAATGGAAGCAACGAATGTTGCAGTCTCCGCTAACTCGCAAAATAtctcagcaacaacaacaacagcagtttGGAATGGCCTCGCCTGGTTCGACCGGGAACCCTTTCCTAGCGAAACCTAGCCATATAGGAGTAGACGCCAACATGTACATGGAGCAGGATAAGCAACCGCCGAACCAACAGCAACCACAGCGATCTGAGAGCAAATCTAATCTAGAGTACAATAGCTATTCGTCTGATGATGAAG CCTCTATTTCAGTTCGCAACGTGAAAAACATTCCCAAGGTGTCGTTGACGGTGAAGCCCGATCCGTCGGATTGCCGAAACGATCCGAGAGTGCGCCGATATTACGATCCCGCACAAACCGAATATTTCTACAAGGAGCAACAACAGGAGGCCTACATTCGGCCCGATATAAGTTTCGAGTCAACCCACGATCTTTAcacacaggctcagttacagcGAGCGCAAGAAATCAATCTTCAGCAGCATTACCAACTGCAGGACATCGATCGTAGCTTAGCTGCTATGAGTCAAGAATCTCCCGGAGATAAATGGCCTCCGATGAATCAACAACTATTCACACGAGCTCCCTTGACGGCCAGCCACGACAAACTGGAGCTACGG GAATTCCACCCACCTAATGAACCGTGTTTTCTACAGACCTTGGAAATGTCCGCAGGAGACTTGCTAAATCGAACGCACGAAGAGCTTGTCTTGCTGCTGATACAGCTGCGACGACAGAACAGCAACACGGCACGCTCCATTGAGCAGTGTTGCACGAATATACACGATATTCAG AACTCTATACGCATATCTGATGGACCGACACGGGCGGAAAACCTTGCCCGGCTGGAGGCTTTGAAGAAACAGCTAGCGGAGTTGGAGAAGCAGTACGAAAAGGAGAAGCCGCTAATCAATTTGGTGGACAATATGGTAAAGCTGGGCACACTGTATCGGGGTGCTCCCGGTAAGAAGAAGACCCATTCGTCCGAATCGGCTACACTCGATCGGTTGGAGTTCAACCAGCGAATCCAGGAGCGGCGATTGCTACAAGAAGAACAGCGCCAATGGGATAGACTCAGTCCAAACCACGTTGAGTTGCAG ACAAAAGTTCAACAACTCTATCAGATCGATCAGCTGCTGCAAGAGGAATCTGGCACGCTGCAAAGTCTACAGCGGGACAAAGAGGATCTAGAACGTGCCCTTGGTGGCTTGAAGGCCAAGCTAATGAAGGGTGATGCACCGCCTATGGCGGTTGAAGCCGCCCGACAGCAACAATACAGTCTGGAACGTGAGCTCTCCCAAGTTCATCTACTTCTGGCGGAGAATTCGAAG aaactAGAGAAAACAGTCGCCGACAATGCTCGGTTGGAGCAAGAGTTACTAGTGTTGCGTCAAAAACTGCAAGCTTCTCGGGATATTCGTGGATCGCAGGGTACACTGGCTAGTGGACAGGACGGGCAGTACGTAGGGTCCGCCACTGCAGTGTTGGAGTCCGAGCTAAAGAGAGTTCAGCGATTGGTTGGTAATATGCAGCGCCAGCGACAAGAGTTGAGCCAGGCGGTTCGACAGCTGACCGACAACTCGGATACGCTGTACAAGCAGATCAACAAAAACGGCGATAGCAGATCATCTCTGCATGGAACCAAGCGATCACTGAGCACTTCGTGGATCGAGACCGATTTGGACTCGATGGTCAGTGCGGATCACAGCAGGAACGAGAGTACTTCATCGCTGAATGTGTCAACAGATAAGCAAAGTTCGATGTACGGCAGAAACGAACATGATCGCTCGGAAGGATTCGAGCTGTGCAGCGTAGAAAGTGACGAACTGTTGGAAGAGTCCACCGGTGGACCATTTGGCTACCAAGACAAACAGGAAATCAAGACAGTGAGGATTGTGAAGCGTGAGTCTGAACGAAGACATCGGGATCGGGAGAAAGATCGGAATAACACTTCGACGCATAGTTTGGATCAGGTGCTGGAGGAAGAGGCCCAGATCTTTGAGGATTATACCAACTATCACAGATCAAAATCGTTACCTAGGGGTTACGAAACGCACGAAGCTTTCGTACAGAATCAGGATGTTCAATCGTACGCCAATAATTTGAAGGATTATTACAGTATGACTGCTAACAGTAACAACAGTTACCCAGTGTCAATGATCGATCGTAAAGCGGATCTGTACTCGGGATGCGATCGACAGGTAAAGGCGGCATCCACAAAACCTGGCAACTATTCGTTGAGTAGGACCGTGGATGGGAATCCCGAAATGCCAGGATTGCGTAATAAAACCGAATCAATACAGAGCTTGGCTATCTCCGAGCAGAGTCCTGTATTCCAGAGTGAAGCGGCCAAGCAAATCATCCACGAGATGGTGAGTAATGGGCCAGAGCAGCCACAACCGCCGATCGGTGGAGGTGGTAGTGGTGCGAATGTAGATCGCCAAAAACAAAAGGCAGAGCATGTGTCCCAACAGAACAAACACCGTCGATCGATCCCGAAGGAAAAGCGTCGACATCACACGGCACCACATCACGTCAACGCGAAGCAGATCGAGATTATGCAGAGTGAGAATGATATGAATAAGAAT AATATCAACTGGCGTGCGCGTGACGATGTTGACTTGGAGGTGACACTGAGGCCACGATCCAACGCTCCGGACGTTGTTCGATCTGCCATAGGACCACGGGAGAAGATTTCCGAGCACACGATTGACAAGTTGCTCGCAGCGCCGAGTAAGATCTTGATTCCGGAACGGTACATTCCGGAGCAGGCACCAGAGCTATCGCCGGAGGAGAAACGTCGCCGCCAAGAGAAAGTGGAAGCCATCAAAAAGATGCTCTCGGAGACTCCAATGGCGGGCAAC GACACTTCGCCGAATCAACCGGCAAACGCGGAAAAGAGACAACGAGAGCACCTGCTTCAGCTGAATCAGATTCTAGCTCAGCAGGTTATGCAAATGAGTAAAATTGTGGCTG